The genomic region GATGGTTTGGTGAGGGAAAGAGTAATTTCTTCCAGGGAATGCTgactgtcctttttcttttgggaGCAGAAGTGGTCCAAAGGCAAAGTTCGGGACAAGCTCAATAACCTGGTCTTGTTTGATAAAGCAACGTATGACAAACTCTGTAAGGAAGTTCCCAATTATAAGCTTATAACTCCAGCTGTCGTTTCTGAGAGACTGAAGATTCGAGGTTCCCTGGCCAGGGCAGCCCTTCAGGAGCTCCTTAGTAAAGGTGAGAGGGGTAAATCGTACCGGTGTGCTTTTGCATGTAAAACTGGCCTGACCATGTTAGCCatcttaaatgtgttttttactGGAATTTATTAAAATGGGCGCAGGCTAACCAGTGATTGTAATATTCTAACATGCTCTCTCTAGGGTAGACCTCAAAGCGGGGTTCTTGGCCAGTGTTGTGTCATGTGGTGAAGCACAGGGATTTCTTGTGTTCTCAAGTGAATAAATCCACTTTAAGAGTCACAGAATAGGGacatcagttggttaagcatccaactcttaatttcgggtCAGGTTGTGATCTTCTAGTTCATGGGAGGCTTTGGGCttatgctaacagtgcagagcctgctcgagattctctccctctcctttctctgttcacactctcttggtctctctcgaAATACagttactaaaatattaaaagctttgatagtaaatcattttttatttctgtgttttaaaaatcaagtggtGGGTCTACTCATAATCTCACTTtaataggaatatatatattttaagcccCTGGAGTGTCTAGTATGGAAATATAgtgacttttaagttttattaaagtGCAATAAGGGTAACCATCCCAAGAGCAGATAGTGGGTCCCTCGTTTAGAAAGGATAAATCAAATTAGATGATCACCAAGAAACATAGGCATGCTTGCCTTTGTTATTAAACTCTCATGCTCAAATTCAGTATTTCTCACGTCTGTGAAGTATTTATTTCATAGGATTATGTGAAAaccttatctttattttctccccaGGACTTATTAAACTCGTCTCAAAGCACAGAGCTCAAGTAATTTACACCAGAAACACCAAGGGTGGAGATGCCCCAGCTGCTGGTGAAGATGCATGAACAGGTAGGCAGGAACCTACGGGCTCATCGTGTAGAAAGTATACATCCCCCTGCTGCATAAGGCTTTAtgactgtgatttttctttttcttttgcagattCCACCACCAACtgtacattttggaaaataaaactttattaaatcaAATAAGTGGGTATGTGTCTTTTCCTAAGAAAAGCAGTTACAAAGGATAAGAGAGAAGAGCAGGTATGGGTTTGTTGGCTTGGCTTTGTGCCTCATGGTGGTTGGAAAAGTATCCGGAAacatttggctttttt from Panthera uncia isolate 11264 chromosome D1, Puncia_PCG_1.0, whole genome shotgun sequence harbors:
- the RPS25 gene encoding 40S ribosomal protein S25, with amino-acid sequence MPPKDDKKKKDAGKSAKKDKDPVNKSGGKAKKKKWSKGKVRDKLNNLVLFDKATYDKLCKEVPNYKLITPAVVSERLKIRGSLARAALQELLSKGLIKLVSKHRAQVIYTRNTKGGDAPAAGEDA